A single Branchiostoma floridae strain S238N-H82 chromosome 11, Bfl_VNyyK, whole genome shotgun sequence DNA region contains:
- the LOC118425824 gene encoding medium-chain acyl-CoA ligase ACSF2, mitochondrial-like produces the protein MAGTKLEILALLMNGVLELYGRVSDMIIRNASNVYPSVIEVPITKHPKVKDVRVVSVPDPASVEEICACIILKEGQTTDPEEMKTYCVKIGMVPIELPGYFIFLDEFPVTTTMQKVDRKKLRLIAMEKLGLPKES, from the exons ATGGCTGGTACAAAACTGG AGATCTTGGCGCTCTTGATGAACGGTGTCCTAGAGCTCTATGGAAGAGTTTCG GACATGATCATAAGGAATGCCTCCAACGTGTATCCTTCTGTTATTGAAGTGCCAATAACCAAGCATCCCAAAGTTAAAGACGTCAGG GTAGTCAGTGTACCTGACCCTGCAAGTGTGGAGGAGATATGTGCCTGTATCAT CTTAAAAGAAGGTCAGACTACAGACCCAGAGGAGATGAAGACGTATTGTGTTAAGATTGGG ATGGTTCCTATTGAGCTGCCTGGCTATTTTATCTTCTTGGACGAGTTCCCGGTGACTACGACAATGCAGAAG GTTGACCGGAAGAAGTTGCGACTGATCGCCATGGAGAAACTTGGTCTACCAAAGGAATCCTAG